The following DNA comes from Arthrobacter sp. SLBN-83.
CCGGTGCGGACCTCCAGGTCCTTGAAGCCCTGGACGGACAGCGAACCGTTGGTGGTGCCGGAGAACGCAAGGATTGATTCGGCCATCTTCGCGTCCGTGTCCATGGCCGGCCGGCCGTCCGCAGCCCCGCCCAGCATCACGCCGTTGGCATGGCTGAGCCTGGCCACCGGCTGGGCCATGTTGTAGGTGACGTTCTTGACGGTGAAGCCCAGCCGGTCAGCGAGGGGCCCGACGGCGGCGAGTTTGTCCGCGATGGCCGTATAGTCCCGCTCCACCAGGGAAAAGACGGGCATGTTCTGCCCCGGGACTGCCGGGATGTGCGGCTCCCGCCAGTCCCGGACCCGCCCGCCGGGCTGGGCCAGCTGACCGGGGGTGTCGTGCATCAGCGGCACACTGACCAGGTCCTTCCGGACGCCCAGGTGCGTCCTCGCAAGGCGGGAGAATTCGCGGGCCAGCAGGTGGAACGTGTCGAAGTCCGTTTTGGTTTCCCAGGGCGGGTCGATCGCAGGGCTGAAAGCGTGCACGAACGGGTGCATGTCCGTGGAGGAGAGGTCGTGCTTTTCGTACCAGGTTGCGGCCGGGAATACGACGTCGGACAGCAGCGTGGTGGAGGTCATCCGGAAGTCGGCGGAGACCAGGAGGTCCAGCTTTCCCTCCGGCGCCTCCTGGTGCCAGGCGACGTCCCGTGGCTTGAGCTCCTCTGCGCTGTCACCGCCCATGACGTTGTGGTGGGTTCCCAGCAGGTTGCGGAGGAAATACTCGTTGCCCTTGGCGGAGGAGCCGAACAGGTTGGACCGCCACAGCACCAGGGTGCGGGGCCAGTTGGCAGGGGCGTCCACGTCTTCGATGGCCGGGTTGAGGGAGCGGTTCTTGAGGGAATCGGCAATGAAGGACGGCGCATCGGCGGCAGTGCCGGCGGCGACGGCGGCCTCCGCTTCATCCGCCACGTCCAGCGGGTTGCGGTCGAACTGGGGGTAGAAGGGCATCCAGCCCAGCCGGGCGGACTGGGCGATGGCGTCCGCCGTGTGCATGCCGTCGAGCTTCCCGGTGGACAGCGGGGACTTCAGGGCGTCCGCCGAATAGCCGTCCTGCCGCCACTGGTCGGTGTGCATGTACCAGTAGCTGGTGCCGGTCATGGTCCGCGGCGGTCGGGACCAGTCCAGCGCATTGGCCAGGGACACCCAGCCGGTGACGGGCCGGGTCTTTTCCTGGCCCACATAGTGCGCCCAGCCGCCGCCGTTGCGGCCCATGCAGCCGGTAAGCATCACCAGTGCCAGCACGGCGCGGTAGGTGGTGTCGCCGTGGAACCACTGGCAGATGCCGGCGCCCATGATGATCATGGAGCGGCCCTTGGACTGCTCCGCATTGCGGGCGAACTCGCGGGCCACCCTGATACAGGCCTGGGCCGGAACGCTGGTGATCTCCTCCTGCCAGGCCGGCGTGTAGGGGGTTGCGGGATCGTCATACCCCGCAGCCCAGTCGCCGGGCAGGCCCTCACGGCCCACGCCGTACTGGGCCAGCATCAGGTCGAACACCGTGGTGACCAGATGGCCGCCCACCTCCATGACCGGAACACCGCGGCGCAGGATGGTGCCCTCGCCGCCTGCAGCCTCGAAACAGGGGAGCAGGATTTCGGCACTCTCGGTGGAGACTTCCTTGAGGGACAGGGCGGGCGCGATCCCTTCGAGGTCCAGGTTCCACTTGCCCTCGCCGCTTGGGGAATAGCGGAACCCCATGGACCCGTTGGGGACGGCGGCGCGGCCCGCCGCCTTGTCGTACAGGACGGTGCGGAACGCGGCATCCTCGGCCAAAGACTCACTGGGGACGTCCAGGGCGGTGAGGAATTTCGACGGCGTGAGCGCGCCGTCGTCGTTCTTCTCCAGCCTGACCAGAAAAGGAAGATCCGTGTACTGCTTCACGTAGTCGGTGAAGAACAGCACCTGCCGGTCCACGAAGAATTCCTTCAGCATCACGTGGCCCATGGCCATGGCGAGGGCCGCGTCCGTCCCGGCCTGGGCGGGGAGCCATTCATCGGCGAACTTGGTGTTGTCCGCATAGTCCGGGCTGACCGTGACCACCTTGGTGCCGCGGTACCGGACCTCGGTCATCCAGTGGGCGTCCGGCGTGCGCGTCACCGGAACGTTGGAACCCCACATCATCAGGTACCGGGCATCCCACCAGTCCCCGGACTCGGGAACGTCGGTCTGGTCTCCGAAAACCTGGGGGCTGGCCACGGGAAGGTCCGCGTACCAGTCGTAGAAGGACGTCATCACTCCGCCGATGAGCTGGATGAAGCGGGTGCCCACCGCATGGGAGACCATGGACATGGCAGGGATGGGCGAGAAGCCCGCGCAGCGGTCCGGGCCGTAGGTCTTGATGGTGTTCACGTGGGCGGCGGCGGCGATCTCGATGGCTTCCTGCCATGACACGCGCACCAGCCCGCCCTTGCCGCGCGCCTGCTGGTAGCGGCGCCGCCGGTCCGGGTCCGCTGCCACCTCGGCGAACGCCAGCACGGGATCTCCTAGCCGGGCCTTGGCCTCCCGGTACATCTCCACCAGCACGCCCCGGGCATATGGGAAGCGCACCCGGGTAGGGGAGTAGGTGTACCAGGAAAAGGCCGCCCCGCGTGGGCAGCCCCGTGGTTCATACTCGGGACTGTCGGCCCCGACGGACGGGTAGTCCGTCTGCTGCGACTCCCACGTGATGATGCCGTCCTTGACGTACACCTTCCAGGAGCACGATCCGGTGCAGTTCACCCCGTGGGTGGACCGCACCACCTTGTCGTGGCTCCAGCGGTCGCGGTAGAAGATGTCACCCTTCCGGCCGCCCTCGCGGAACACCGCCCGTCCGTCGTCCGTCTGGTCCCACCTCGTGAAGAAACGGCCCAGCTTCAACATCGCTTCTGATGCGGGTCCATCTAACCCCGCATGGGGTCCGGCAGCCATCCCCCCAAGCTAGGTGGGTGTCGGAAACGTGGAACAGGGCACAAAGGCCCTGTTCAGGGCCATGTCGCTTCTGTCTGTCGGTGCCTGGCGGGCAGAATGGGTGCATGACACGCATCGCCATCATTGGCGGCCACGGAAAAGTGGCCCTCCTCCTGTCCGAACTGCTCACCGGCGAGGGCCACTCCGTGACCTCGTTCATCCGAAACCCGGACCATGCCGGCGACGTCAGCGCCACCGGCGCCACGCCGTCGGTCCTGGACGTGGAGAATTCCACGACGGCGGCCATCGCCCAGGCGCTCGCCGGCCATGACGCCGTGGTGTGGTCCGCCGGGGCCGGCGGCGGCAACCCGGACCGCACCTACGCGGTGGACCGTGATGCAGCCATCCGGTCCATGGATGCCGCTGCCCAGGCCGGGGTGAACCGGTACGTCATGGTGTCCTACTTCGGCGCCGGCAAGGACCACGGGGTGCCGGAGGACAGCAGCTTCTTTGCCTACGCCGAAGCCAAGGCAGCCGCGGATGAGTACCTGCGCAGCACCGGGCTGGCGTGGACCATCCTGGGACCCGGCGCGCTGACGGACAACCCCGGGACGGGACGGATCGACGTCGACCCCTCGCCGGAAGGGGAACGGGAAACTTCCCGGGCAAACGTGGCAATCGTGGCGGCGGCCGTGCTGGACCTGCCGCAGACCGCGGGCCGGACCATCGAGTTCCGCGACGGCACCCTGCCGGTGGCCGCTGCCCTGGAACCGCGCCCGTAAGCGCCGGCAGGGAAGAGGCTTATGGATCAGCTCGCACTAATAGTCGGACTGCTGCTGGCCACGGTGGTGGCCGTAGGCCTGGGGGACAGGCTGCGGCTGCCGTACCCGGTCCTGATGCTCCTCCTGGCGGTGGCCCTGACCTTCATTCCGGGCTTCCCGGACCTGGAGATTGAACCCGAGCTGATCCTCCCCATCTTCCTGCCGCCGCTGCTGTTCGCCACCGCCCAGCGCAGCTCCTGGGCCGTGTTCCGGGTCCGGTGGCGGACCCTGATCATGCTGGCCGTGGCCTTGGTGGTGATCAGCACCGCCGTGGTGGCCGGGGCCGCGTGGCTGATGATTCCAGGCCTCGGTATTCCCGCCGCCATTGCCCTGGGAGCCATGGTGGCCCCGCCTGATCCTGTGGCCGTGGAATCCGTCGCGGGCCGCGTGCACATGCCGCGCCGCCTGATCACCGTCCTGCAGAGCGAGGGGCTGTTCAACGACGCGGCCGCCATCGTCATCTTCCAGGCGGCCGTGGCGGCTGCCGTGGGCGGCACCAAGGTGGGGCCCGACGTCGTCCTGCAGTTCATCGTGGGAGCGGCACTTGCCGTCCTGGTCGGCGTCGCCATGGGCTGGCTGATCGCGCTCATCACCCGGCTGGTCACGTCCATGGTGGCCCGGAGTGCCGTGACCCTGGTGGTGCCGTTTGCAGCCTACATCCTCGCGGAGGAGGTGCATGCCTCCGGCGTCATTGCCGTGGTGGTCACCGCCTTGGAAATGCAGCGCCACGCCCGCCCGCAGGATGCCGCTGAGCGGGTTACCCGGAACGCCTTCTGGGATGTGGTGGAGCTGCTGGCCACGGGACTGGCGTTCGGTCTG
Coding sequences within:
- a CDS encoding nitrate reductase subunit alpha; its protein translation is MAAGPHAGLDGPASEAMLKLGRFFTRWDQTDDGRAVFREGGRKGDIFYRDRWSHDKVVRSTHGVNCTGSCSWKVYVKDGIITWESQQTDYPSVGADSPEYEPRGCPRGAAFSWYTYSPTRVRFPYARGVLVEMYREAKARLGDPVLAFAEVAADPDRRRRYQQARGKGGLVRVSWQEAIEIAAAAHVNTIKTYGPDRCAGFSPIPAMSMVSHAVGTRFIQLIGGVMTSFYDWYADLPVASPQVFGDQTDVPESGDWWDARYLMMWGSNVPVTRTPDAHWMTEVRYRGTKVVTVSPDYADNTKFADEWLPAQAGTDAALAMAMGHVMLKEFFVDRQVLFFTDYVKQYTDLPFLVRLEKNDDGALTPSKFLTALDVPSESLAEDAAFRTVLYDKAAGRAAVPNGSMGFRYSPSGEGKWNLDLEGIAPALSLKEVSTESAEILLPCFEAAGGEGTILRRGVPVMEVGGHLVTTVFDLMLAQYGVGREGLPGDWAAGYDDPATPYTPAWQEEITSVPAQACIRVAREFARNAEQSKGRSMIIMGAGICQWFHGDTTYRAVLALVMLTGCMGRNGGGWAHYVGQEKTRPVTGWVSLANALDWSRPPRTMTGTSYWYMHTDQWRQDGYSADALKSPLSTGKLDGMHTADAIAQSARLGWMPFYPQFDRNPLDVADEAEAAVAAGTAADAPSFIADSLKNRSLNPAIEDVDAPANWPRTLVLWRSNLFGSSAKGNEYFLRNLLGTHHNVMGGDSAEELKPRDVAWHQEAPEGKLDLLVSADFRMTSTTLLSDVVFPAATWYEKHDLSSTDMHPFVHAFSPAIDPPWETKTDFDTFHLLAREFSRLARTHLGVRKDLVSVPLMHDTPGQLAQPGGRVRDWREPHIPAVPGQNMPVFSLVERDYTAIADKLAAVGPLADRLGFTVKNVTYNMAQPVARLSHANGVMLGGAADGRPAMDTDAKMAESILAFSGTTNGSLSVQGFKDLEVRTGQKLADLAEGSEEKTITFAQTQAGPVPVITSPEWSGSETGGRRYAPFTINIERLKPFHTLTGRMHFFLDHDWITDIGENLPIYRPPLDMHRLFGEPRLGSDGAMEVTVRYLTPHSKWSIHSEYQDNLLMLSLSRGGPTVWMSPADADAIKVRDNDWVECTNVNGVLVARAIVSHRMPAGVVYVHHAQERTIDVPKSEATGRRGGIHNSVTRLLVKPSHLAGGYAQLAYAFNYLGPTGNQRDMVATVRRRSQEVQY
- a CDS encoding SDR family oxidoreductase yields the protein MTRIAIIGGHGKVALLLSELLTGEGHSVTSFIRNPDHAGDVSATGATPSVLDVENSTTAAIAQALAGHDAVVWSAGAGGGNPDRTYAVDRDAAIRSMDAAAQAGVNRYVMVSYFGAGKDHGVPEDSSFFAYAEAKAAADEYLRSTGLAWTILGPGALTDNPGTGRIDVDPSPEGERETSRANVAIVAAAVLDLPQTAGRTIEFRDGTLPVAAALEPRP
- a CDS encoding Na+/H+ antiporter; protein product: MDQLALIVGLLLATVVAVGLGDRLRLPYPVLMLLLAVALTFIPGFPDLEIEPELILPIFLPPLLFATAQRSSWAVFRVRWRTLIMLAVALVVISTAVVAGAAWLMIPGLGIPAAIALGAMVAPPDPVAVESVAGRVHMPRRLITVLQSEGLFNDAAAIVIFQAAVAAAVGGTKVGPDVVLQFIVGAALAVLVGVAMGWLIALITRLVTSMVARSAVTLVVPFAAYILAEEVHASGVIAVVVTALEMQRHARPQDAAERVTRNAFWDVVELLATGLAFGLVGLEIRHVIRDEGTEIFSMIGVSLVVCVLVFAVRFLWLGVLALGARKRRNLLQPTSLKEVLILTWCGMRGLATLALALALPLTLAEGTPFPGRDYLLVIACAVLLATLVLPGLTLPWLMRVLKASEDGTAERDAVRLLATRAQAAAVAALKQHDLMTDLPPEKVALVKDRMRRLHAELTDGSLRNEPLAEKRQRGRELAIAVQTIALDAARQEVVAARNEPDMDPEVADRVLRQLDLRTMVMPE